In a genomic window of Oryzias melastigma strain HK-1 unplaced genomic scaffold, ASM292280v2 sc00625, whole genome shotgun sequence:
- the cln3 gene encoding battenin isoform X2, whose protein sequence is MLSAAHDILTKQESKNSTASASPTLVVDSHVGNSSSGTNYDCNPVTTGAVLLADILPTLFIKLLAPFFIHKVPYGFRVLFCVFMTVASFLLVSFSSAVWQSILGVIFASFGAGLGELSFLSLSVFFNRNVLEGWGSGTGGAGVAGALLYSGLIQAGLSPRVTVLVMLVVPFSMLISYWCLLVPPPSLPQWSRKEVPYAALGSEEDQVEESEEEEESEEEEESEEEEERSPAVDRSSGSFICREKMQVIKGLLKFMFPLGLVYFAEYFINQGLMELLFFPNFFLSHADQYRWYQTTYQFGVFFSRSSLRCVKIRRLWILTSLQWLNAGFLLLAVRFQFLPNAWLVLVIIFYEGLLGGAAYVNTFHFISKETESRHREFAMAAASVGDSFGIALAACAAFFVHRYFCSL, encoded by the exons ATGCTGAGCGCCGCTCATGACATCCTGACCAAGCAAGAGTCCAAGAACTCCACAGCTTCT GCTTCCCCTACGCTGGTTGTTGACTCTCACGTTGGGAACAGCAGCAGTGGAACAAACTATGACTGCAATCCTGTTACCACTGGG GCCGTACTGCTGGCTGACATCCTCCCAACGCTCTTCATCAAGCTTCTAGCTCCGTTTTTCATCCACAAAGTGCCTTATGG ATTCCGAGTGTTGTTCTGTGTCTTCATGACAGTAGCAAGTTTCCTGCTGGTGTCCTTTTCCTCTGCAGTATGGCAAAGCATTCTGG gAGTGATCTTTGCCAGCTTTGGTGCAGGACTGGGAGAACTGTCCTTCCTCTCGCTCTCTGTCTTCTTCAACAG GAACGTCCTGGAGGGCTGGGGCTCAGGAACCGGAGGTGCTGGAGTTGCGGGGGCTCTCCTTTATTCAGGCCTCATCCAAGCTGGCCTGTCTCCCCGGGTGACCGTGCTGGTTATGCTGGTGGTCCCATTTTCCATGCTCATCAG CTACTGGTGCCTGCTGGTTCCTCCACCTTCACTGCCTCAGTGGAGCAGGAAGGAGGTCCCATATGCAGCTTTGGGCTCAGAGGAGGATCAAGTGGAggagtcagaggaggaggaggagtcagaggaggaggaggagtcagaggaggaggaggagagatcACCAGCAG TGGACAGAAGCTCGGGATCGTTCATCTGCAGGGAGAAGATGCAGGTCATCAAG GGCTTGTTGAAGTTCATGTTTCCACTGGGGCTGGTCTACTTCGCTGAGTACTTCATCAACCAGGGTTTG aTGGAACTCctgttttttccaaactttttcctCTCTCATGCTGATCAGTATCGCTG GTACCAGACGACGTACCAGTTCGGCGTGTTTTTTTCTCGATCCTCTCTTCGCTGTGTGAAGATCCGCCGACTCTGGATCCTCACTTCCCTGCAG TGGCTGAATGCAGGATTTCTGCTGCTGGCTGTGAGGTTCCAGTTCCTGCCCAACGCCTGGCTGGTGTTGGTCATCATCTTCTACGAGGGTCTGCTGGGGGGAGCTGCTTATGTCAACACATTCCACTTCATCAGCAAGGAG ACTGAAAGCAGACACAGAGAGTTCGCCATGGCAGCTGCCAGCGTGGGAGACAGCTTTGGCATAGCGCTGGCTGCATGTGCAGCTTTTTTTGTCCACAGATACTTCTGTTCTCTGTGA
- the cln3 gene encoding battenin isoform X1, producing the protein MEPVESINAGVSQRLHSDGRCIERRNWAGFWILGLCNNFAYVVMLSAAHDILTKQESKNSTASASPTLVVDSHVGNSSSGTNYDCNPVTTGAVLLADILPTLFIKLLAPFFIHKVPYGFRVLFCVFMTVASFLLVSFSSAVWQSILGVIFASFGAGLGELSFLSLSVFFNRNVLEGWGSGTGGAGVAGALLYSGLIQAGLSPRVTVLVMLVVPFSMLISYWCLLVPPPSLPQWSRKEVPYAALGSEEDQVEESEEEEESEEEEESEEEEERSPAVDRSSGSFICREKMQVIKGLLKFMFPLGLVYFAEYFINQGLMELLFFPNFFLSHADQYRWYQTTYQFGVFFSRSSLRCVKIRRLWILTSLQWLNAGFLLLAVRFQFLPNAWLVLVIIFYEGLLGGAAYVNTFHFISKETESRHREFAMAAASVGDSFGIALAACAAFFVHRYFCSL; encoded by the exons ATGGAGCCGGTGGAGAGCATCAACGCGGGAGTTTCTCAGCGCCTCCACTCTGATG GTCGGTGCATAGAGAGGCGAAACTGGGCCGGGTTCTG GATTCTTGGCCTGTGCAACAACTTTGCTTATGTGGTGATGCTGAGCGCCGCTCATGACATCCTGACCAAGCAAGAGTCCAAGAACTCCACAGCTTCT GCTTCCCCTACGCTGGTTGTTGACTCTCACGTTGGGAACAGCAGCAGTGGAACAAACTATGACTGCAATCCTGTTACCACTGGG GCCGTACTGCTGGCTGACATCCTCCCAACGCTCTTCATCAAGCTTCTAGCTCCGTTTTTCATCCACAAAGTGCCTTATGG ATTCCGAGTGTTGTTCTGTGTCTTCATGACAGTAGCAAGTTTCCTGCTGGTGTCCTTTTCCTCTGCAGTATGGCAAAGCATTCTGG gAGTGATCTTTGCCAGCTTTGGTGCAGGACTGGGAGAACTGTCCTTCCTCTCGCTCTCTGTCTTCTTCAACAG GAACGTCCTGGAGGGCTGGGGCTCAGGAACCGGAGGTGCTGGAGTTGCGGGGGCTCTCCTTTATTCAGGCCTCATCCAAGCTGGCCTGTCTCCCCGGGTGACCGTGCTGGTTATGCTGGTGGTCCCATTTTCCATGCTCATCAG CTACTGGTGCCTGCTGGTTCCTCCACCTTCACTGCCTCAGTGGAGCAGGAAGGAGGTCCCATATGCAGCTTTGGGCTCAGAGGAGGATCAAGTGGAggagtcagaggaggaggaggagtcagaggaggaggaggagtcagaggaggaggaggagagatcACCAGCAG TGGACAGAAGCTCGGGATCGTTCATCTGCAGGGAGAAGATGCAGGTCATCAAG GGCTTGTTGAAGTTCATGTTTCCACTGGGGCTGGTCTACTTCGCTGAGTACTTCATCAACCAGGGTTTG aTGGAACTCctgttttttccaaactttttcctCTCTCATGCTGATCAGTATCGCTG GTACCAGACGACGTACCAGTTCGGCGTGTTTTTTTCTCGATCCTCTCTTCGCTGTGTGAAGATCCGCCGACTCTGGATCCTCACTTCCCTGCAG TGGCTGAATGCAGGATTTCTGCTGCTGGCTGTGAGGTTCCAGTTCCTGCCCAACGCCTGGCTGGTGTTGGTCATCATCTTCTACGAGGGTCTGCTGGGGGGAGCTGCTTATGTCAACACATTCCACTTCATCAGCAAGGAG ACTGAAAGCAGACACAGAGAGTTCGCCATGGCAGCTGCCAGCGTGGGAGACAGCTTTGGCATAGCGCTGGCTGCATGTGCAGCTTTTTTTGTCCACAGATACTTCTGTTCTCTGTGA
- the cln3 gene encoding battenin isoform X4, with the protein MEPVESINAGVSQRLHSDGRCIERRNWAGFWILGLCNNFAYVVMLSAAHDILTKQESKNSTASASPTLVVDSHVGNSSSGTNYDCNPVTTGAVLLADILPTLFIKLLAPFFIHKVPYGFRVLFCVFMTVASFLLVSFSSAVWQSILGVIFASFGAGLGELSFLSLSVFFNRNVLEGWGSGTGGAGVAGALLYSGLIQAGLSPRVTVLVMLVVPFSMLISYWCLLVPPPSLPQWSRKEVPYAALGSEEDQVEESEEEEESEEEEESEEEEERSPAVDRSSGSFICREKMQVIKGLLKFMFPLGLVYFAEYFINQGLMELLFFPNFFLSHADQYRWYQTTYQFGVFFSRSSLRCVKIRRLWILTSLQNDS; encoded by the exons ATGGAGCCGGTGGAGAGCATCAACGCGGGAGTTTCTCAGCGCCTCCACTCTGATG GTCGGTGCATAGAGAGGCGAAACTGGGCCGGGTTCTG GATTCTTGGCCTGTGCAACAACTTTGCTTATGTGGTGATGCTGAGCGCCGCTCATGACATCCTGACCAAGCAAGAGTCCAAGAACTCCACAGCTTCT GCTTCCCCTACGCTGGTTGTTGACTCTCACGTTGGGAACAGCAGCAGTGGAACAAACTATGACTGCAATCCTGTTACCACTGGG GCCGTACTGCTGGCTGACATCCTCCCAACGCTCTTCATCAAGCTTCTAGCTCCGTTTTTCATCCACAAAGTGCCTTATGG ATTCCGAGTGTTGTTCTGTGTCTTCATGACAGTAGCAAGTTTCCTGCTGGTGTCCTTTTCCTCTGCAGTATGGCAAAGCATTCTGG gAGTGATCTTTGCCAGCTTTGGTGCAGGACTGGGAGAACTGTCCTTCCTCTCGCTCTCTGTCTTCTTCAACAG GAACGTCCTGGAGGGCTGGGGCTCAGGAACCGGAGGTGCTGGAGTTGCGGGGGCTCTCCTTTATTCAGGCCTCATCCAAGCTGGCCTGTCTCCCCGGGTGACCGTGCTGGTTATGCTGGTGGTCCCATTTTCCATGCTCATCAG CTACTGGTGCCTGCTGGTTCCTCCACCTTCACTGCCTCAGTGGAGCAGGAAGGAGGTCCCATATGCAGCTTTGGGCTCAGAGGAGGATCAAGTGGAggagtcagaggaggaggaggagtcagaggaggaggaggagtcagaggaggaggaggagagatcACCAGCAG TGGACAGAAGCTCGGGATCGTTCATCTGCAGGGAGAAGATGCAGGTCATCAAG GGCTTGTTGAAGTTCATGTTTCCACTGGGGCTGGTCTACTTCGCTGAGTACTTCATCAACCAGGGTTTG aTGGAACTCctgttttttccaaactttttcctCTCTCATGCTGATCAGTATCGCTG GTACCAGACGACGTACCAGTTCGGCGTGTTTTTTTCTCGATCCTCTCTTCGCTGTGTGAAGATCCGCCGACTCTGGATCCTCACTTCCCTGCAG AATGATTCCTGA
- the cln3 gene encoding battenin isoform X3 — MEPVESINAGVSQRLHSDGRCIERRNWAGFWILGLCNNFAYVVMLSAAHDILTKQESKNSTASASPTLVVDSHVGNSSSGTNYDCNPVTTGAVLLADILPTLFIKLLAPFFIHKVPYGFRVLFCVFMTVASFLLVSFSSAVWQSILGVIFASFGAGLGELSFLSLSVFFNRNVLEGWGSGTGGAGVAGALLYSGLIQAGLSPRVTVLVMLVVPFSMLISYWCLLVPPPSLPQWSRKEVPYAALGSEEDQVEESEEEEESEEEEESEEEEERSPAVDRSSGSFICREKMQVIKGLLKFMFPLGLVYFAEYFINQGLMELLFFPNFFLSHADQYRWYQTTYQFGVFFSRSSLRCVKIRRLWILTSLQQNDS; from the exons ATGGAGCCGGTGGAGAGCATCAACGCGGGAGTTTCTCAGCGCCTCCACTCTGATG GTCGGTGCATAGAGAGGCGAAACTGGGCCGGGTTCTG GATTCTTGGCCTGTGCAACAACTTTGCTTATGTGGTGATGCTGAGCGCCGCTCATGACATCCTGACCAAGCAAGAGTCCAAGAACTCCACAGCTTCT GCTTCCCCTACGCTGGTTGTTGACTCTCACGTTGGGAACAGCAGCAGTGGAACAAACTATGACTGCAATCCTGTTACCACTGGG GCCGTACTGCTGGCTGACATCCTCCCAACGCTCTTCATCAAGCTTCTAGCTCCGTTTTTCATCCACAAAGTGCCTTATGG ATTCCGAGTGTTGTTCTGTGTCTTCATGACAGTAGCAAGTTTCCTGCTGGTGTCCTTTTCCTCTGCAGTATGGCAAAGCATTCTGG gAGTGATCTTTGCCAGCTTTGGTGCAGGACTGGGAGAACTGTCCTTCCTCTCGCTCTCTGTCTTCTTCAACAG GAACGTCCTGGAGGGCTGGGGCTCAGGAACCGGAGGTGCTGGAGTTGCGGGGGCTCTCCTTTATTCAGGCCTCATCCAAGCTGGCCTGTCTCCCCGGGTGACCGTGCTGGTTATGCTGGTGGTCCCATTTTCCATGCTCATCAG CTACTGGTGCCTGCTGGTTCCTCCACCTTCACTGCCTCAGTGGAGCAGGAAGGAGGTCCCATATGCAGCTTTGGGCTCAGAGGAGGATCAAGTGGAggagtcagaggaggaggaggagtcagaggaggaggaggagtcagaggaggaggaggagagatcACCAGCAG TGGACAGAAGCTCGGGATCGTTCATCTGCAGGGAGAAGATGCAGGTCATCAAG GGCTTGTTGAAGTTCATGTTTCCACTGGGGCTGGTCTACTTCGCTGAGTACTTCATCAACCAGGGTTTG aTGGAACTCctgttttttccaaactttttcctCTCTCATGCTGATCAGTATCGCTG GTACCAGACGACGTACCAGTTCGGCGTGTTTTTTTCTCGATCCTCTCTTCGCTGTGTGAAGATCCGCCGACTCTGGATCCTCACTTCCCTGCAG CAGAATGATTCCTGA